Genomic window (Planococcus sp. MSAK28401):
ACAATCGAACCGATGGGGACGACGCTTGCGGGACAGACGATTGAAGCATTTTACGTATCGATCGAACATATCAAGCCGCTTTCGGTCGGTTTGAACTGTGCGACAGGGCCGGAATTCATGACCGATCATTTGCGTTCGCTGTCTGAACTGTCGACAGGCTACGTCAGCTGCTACCCGAACGCCGGGCTGCCGGATGAGGAAGGGCATTACCACGAAACGCCGGAATCCTTATCGAAAAAACTGCGTGGCTTTGCTGAAAAAGGCTGGCTCAATGTCGTCGGCGGCTGTTGCGGCACGACGCCTGCGCATATCGCAGCGGTGCGTGAAGCGGTCGATGGGCTGGCTCCGCGCGAGCGCAATGAAACGAGCCATGGCCATGCGGTGTCCGGCATCGAAGTGCTCGAATACGACGAGTCGATGCGTCCGCTATTTGTCGGTGAACGCACCAACGTCATCGGTTCGCGCAAATTCAAGCGGCTCATTATCGAAGGGAAGTTCGAGGAAGCGGCGGAAATCGCACGTGCCCAAGTGAAGAACGGGGCGCACGTCATCGATATTTGCCTGGCGAACCCGGACCGCGACGAACTTGAAGACATGGCGGCATTCATGCAGGAAGTCGTCAAAAAAGTGAAAGTGCCGCTCGTTATCGACTCTACGGACGAAGACGTCATCGAAGCTTCGCTGAAATTCTCGCAAGGCAAAGCAATCATCAACTCCATCAATTTGGAAGACGGAGAGGAACGTTTCGATGCAGTCATGCCGCTCGTCAAAAAATACGGCGCTTCGGTCGTCGTCGGCACAATCGACGAAATCGGCATGGCGGTGACGCGCGAACGGAAACTTGAAATTGCGGAACGTTCGTACGAATTGCTGACGGAAAAATGGGGACTCGCCCCGGAAGACATCATTTTCGACCCGCTCGTGTTCCCGGTCGGAACAGGCGACGAGCAATACATCGGTTCGGCGGTTGAAACGGTTGAAGGCATCCGCCTCATCAAGGAAAAGCTGCCTCGCGCCTTGACGATTCTTGGTGTATCGAACGTCTCGTTTGGCTTGCCGCCGGTCGGCCGCGAAGTATTGAACGCCGTTTATCTATACCATTGCACGCAAGCCGGGCTTGATTACGCGATCGTTAACACCGAGAAGCTCGAGCGCTTTGCGTCGATTCCGAAAGAAGAAGTGAAGATGGCGGAAGAATTATTGTTCGAGACAACCGACAAAAACTTGGCGGACTTCACGGATTTCTACCGCGACAAGAAAAAGGAAAAAACGGAAGACGATATTCCGGATACCGTGCCGGAGCGCCTCGCTTACTATATTCTCGAAGGCACGAAAGAAGGGCTCATCCCCGATCTTGAAAAAGCGCGGGAGCTGTACGAAGATCCACTCGAGATCATCAACGGCCCGCTCATGGAAGGCATGGCGGAAGTCGGGCGCTTGTTCAACGACAATCAGCTGATCGTCGCAGAAGTGCTGCAATCAGCCGGCGTCATGAAAGCCGCCGTGTCGTATCTCGAAGGCTTTATGGAAAAGAAAGCGGACGATAGCGGGAAAGGCAAGGTCATTCTCGCGACGGTCAAAGGCGACGTGCATGATATCGGCAAAAACTTGGTCGATATTATTTTGTCGAACAACGGCTTTAAAGTGATCGATATCGGCATCAAAGTAACACCTGCTGCACTCATCGAAGTGATCCGTAAAGAACAGCCGGACATCGTCGGCTTGTCGGGGCTGCTCGTGAAATCTGCCAAGCAGATGGTGCTGACGGCACAGGATTTCCGTGAAGCGGATATCGACGTGCCGATATTAGTCGGCGGTGCGGCCTTGTCCCGACGCTTTACCGAAACGAAAATCGCCGCTGAATACAACGGTCCTGTCATTTACGCGAAAGACGCGATGCAAGGGCTGGACCTTGCGAACCGTCTGCAAAGCGGCGCGGGAAAAGCGGTCTTGCTCGAAGAACTCGGCGTACAAAAAGAAAAGCGCCAAGCGCAAGATGCCGCGCGCGCCGAAAAAGGCGCTGTCGCCATTTTGGAAAAGCCAGTCAAGACCGTTCGCGAAGATGCGCCTGTTTACGTGCCGAATGATTTGCGCAGACATGTATCGAAAGAGTATTCAGTCGCGCATCTATACCCGTACGTCAATATGCGTACATTGATCGGCCATCACCTGGGGCTCCGCGGCTATAGCGACAAACTCTTGCAGCAAGGCGATGCGCGTGCGGTGGAGCTGCACGAACTCGCGACGAAGTTTCTCCAGTCAGGGCTGTTGAAGCCTGCGGGGATGTATCAATTCTTCCCGGCGCAATCGGATGGCGACGATGTCATCATCTATGACCCGAAAGATGCCAAGACGGAAATCGAACGCTTCACATTCCCGCGCCAAGCCAAGGCACCATTTCTCTGTCTGGCCGATTATTTGAAATCAACCGCAAGCGGCGAGATGGATTATGTCGCGTTCATGCAAGTGACGGCAGGGCACGGGGTACGTGCGGAAGCGACACGCTTGAAAGAGGCAGGACGCTTCCTCGAGAGCCATACGCTGCAAGCGACCGCTTTGGAACTGGCAGAAGGATTCGCAGAACGCATCCATCAGGAAATCCGCGACCAATGGGGCTTCCCGGACGCGACGGACTTCTCGATGCGCGACCGGTTCGCGGCAAAATACCAAGGCCAGCGCTTCTCGTTCGGCTACCCGGCCTGTCCGAATCTGGAGGACCAGGCGAAACTGTTTGGCCTCATCAAACCGGAAGACATCGGTGTCCACTTGACGGAAGAATTCATGATGGATCCGGAAGCATCGGTATCGGCGATCGTCTTCGCCCACCCGGATGCGCGTTATTTCAATGTAGAATAAAGGAAACGGAGCAGGCAAACCGCTGCTCCGTTTTTCTTTGTGTTCAAGTGGTATGATGAAGAATAGAGAGTTAAAGGAGGTGCGGACGTATGACCGTCTTGAATATTTTGGATTACTCGCCGATTGATGAAGGCGAAACGGCAGCTTCCGCGCTGCGTTCCACTGCGGAATTAGCAAAACTGGCAGATCGATTGGGTTATAAACGCTATTGGGTCGCGGAGCACCATCAAGTGTTTTCCGTTGCGGGCAGTTCGCCGGAAATGCTGATGATGCATCTCGCGACACTCACCGAACGTCTGCGCATCGGCTCGGGCGGCGTTATGCTGCCGCATTACAGCGCCTATAAAGTAGCGGAGAATTTCCGTCTGCTCGAAGCGCTGCACCCGGACCGGATCGATCTCGGCGTCGGGCGTTCGCCGAGCTTCCGGCTCGTCAACCAGGCGCTCAATGAATCCAAAGGCAAGCGCGTGCCCTACGCCCAGCAGCTCATCGACCTGGAGAAATATTTCACCGATGATGTGGACACGGAACACCGCTTCCAGAAACTAAAAGCGACACCAGTGACGGAGACAGCGCCTGAATTGTGGCTGCTCGGGACAGGCGAAGGCTCTGCGAAACTCGCGGCTGAACGCGGCATGGCATATGCCTATGCACATTTCGCGCGCCCTGAACAAGCAGGCATCGATGCGATCAAACGCTACCGGGAAACCTTCGTGCCGTCCGGATTGCGTCAACAGCCGCATGTCGCCATCGCTGTTTTTGCCATTGTCGGCGATACGGAACAACAAGCCGAACAACTCGCCAAAGCATTCGATTTATGGCTGTTATTCGTCGAATCGGATTTCCAGCCGCCGTATTACCCGTCGGTCGAGACCGCTGAAAAGCGGCGCCTCAGTGCAACCGAGCAAGAACGCGTCGAACGTAACCGGAGCCGCATGCTCGTCGGCACGGCCGAACAAGTCAAGCAGCAAATCGAAGCCGTCGCCGAACAGTTCGAAGCCGATGAAATTACCATCATTCCGAATATTGCCGGCCATCAGGCGCGTATGGACACTGTGCGTTTACTGGCGGAAGCATTTAATATGAAGTGAGGTAGTAAGAAATCGGAATTTCTAGGCGCTCGCTTCGTATACTAAAAATTACACTTTGAATTGTCTGAATGGACATCGACACTCAGGCACTGCCTATCGTTTGATAAACAAAACCGCCAGGAATTTTCCCGGCGGTTTTTGTCTGGAAAGGCTGAGAAAGAATGGCGAAGCTGTCGGTCGAGAGCAAGCGATTGTTCCTTACTCCTGCGGCTTGGTCCAAGTAACTTTCCCGTCGTCCTCGTCAAATTCAATGATGACATCTGTGACATTCTTTATCTTTTCTTTGAGTTGTTGTTCAATATAATCCCGGATATCATCTGCTTCTTCAATCGTCATTGACGGGTCTACTTCCACCTTGATTTCGATATGAAGGCTATCTCCTTCTTTTATAGCATATAAATCTTGAATATCCCTTATTTGCGGATGCTCCATGATTTTGCTGCCAATGCGTGCCTGCAAGCCGAGATCTGCCACTCCGAGAACGCCGGCTGCATTGTCGAGGAAAATTCGGCCTACGACTATAATAAGCGAAATCCCGATGATGATGGAGGCATAGCCGGTTGCGCTATGAAATGGAGTGTAGGTGGAGACAACAATAGCCAATAATGCCAATAACGCTCCGCCGACTGCCACATTGTCTTCTAAAAAGACCAGTTTGGTAGCTGGTTTTGCTTCTTTGGCGTGTTTGTAACTTGCCGGAATGATTTTGAAGCCGCTGACTTGATCTTTCGGTAAATGTTCAGTGATTTCTTTCATGGCTTTATAAAGCACTGCGGCTTCGAGCATGGCTGCTGTTCCCAAGACGCCAATGTTAAGCCAGAACCACTCCTCAGAATGAGTGGCGTCTGAAATGTGATGGATTCCTTCTACAATTGTTTCATAGGCAAGTACCCCAACCACCAGGACAGCGCCCAATAAAACAAGATTCACTAAACGGCCAAATCCGCCGGGAAACCGTTCCGTCGGCTCTTTCTTGCTTAGTGCAGACCCTATGAATACAAAAAACTGGTTAGCGGCATCGCCGTAACTATGCATCATTTCTGCAAACATGGCGACGTTACCGGTGATAAGATAAGCTGCAGTTTTGATGATGGCAACAATCGTGTTGACAATTGCTGCCCATAATGCCGATTTCGTACCGAATTTCAGCAACCCGATAAATTCTTTCATGATGCCTGCCTTCTTTCCAGAGAAATTATAAGTTTACGTAATTTTATTCCCTTAATGGCGGCTATAAAACGCATTGCTTGCAAGTATAGGAAAGGTTCTTGGAGAAAAACCCCAGGTGTGTTGCTGCTTCGCCTGTTACAAGCTGCTAGGCGTAGGTAACTGCATTTTGTGACAAAGATGCATCATTTGGCGCAATTAGTTGACCTTTGATTCCAGCCGTGAAACTATAGAAACAGCACACTAGAGAGGAAGATCGAGCGATGAAAAACAACTGGTTATGGTCGGTGATGGCAGCCGGGCTATTCATTTCAGCTTGCAGCGCAGAAACGGCTCAACAGGAAACAGAAAACCCAACCGATACGGCATCTGAATCAACGGAAGAAACCGAAACGGCTTCAGCTGTCGATAGTGCGGCAAAGGAGCTGGAAGTTCCGTTTGATGGCGTCATGGATCATGTCCATGGCATGGGGTATATCGAAGAGAACGGCGGCTTGTATTTCGCATCCCATCACGGCTTAAAAGTGTATCGCGACGGGAAATGGACTGAAATTGAAGACCAATACCACGATTTCATGGGCTTTAATGCAACGGCGACTGGTTTTGTCTCGTCGGGGCATCCAGATATGCAATCCGGGATGCAAAATCCGCTCGGCATCAAACGCAGCGATGACGGCGGCGAAACTTTCGACGACCTCGGATTTGAAGGAGAAACGGATTTTCATGAAATGGCAGCCGGCTATAATACTAACAATTTGTTCGTCTTCAACCCGCAGCCAAATTCCGAAATGGACGCTGGCTTCCACCGGAGTGATGATGCCGGCGAAACCTGGCAGCAGACAGCGGCAGAAGGGCTGGAAGGGAAAGTGACGTATCTCGCAATGCATCCCGATGATTCAATGGTGATCGCAGCGGTATCAAACCAGGGAATTTTCTTGTCTGAAGACGGCGGCGAGAGTTTTACGCGCATCACGGAAGGCGAACTCGGAACCGCCGCATTCTTCAGTGAAGACGCGCTTTATTACGGCACGTACAGCGAAGAGGCAAAACTGGTGAAACGTGATCTGTCGGGCGGCGAGCGGGAGATTTCCTTGCCGGATATGACGGAAGACGGCGTTGTTTACCTGGCGCAGCATCCTGAGAATGCGGAGCAACTGGCGATTTATACAGCGAAAGGCCACGCATGGCTGACACAGGATGCCGGTGAAAACTGGGCACAAATCTTAAATGCAGGGCAAGTGCAGTAAATAGCAAGTTAATGAATAGATTATCTAGCGGCAGTTTAGCATGACAAACGATGAACACCCGCCCTCAAAACTGAGGGCGGGTGTTTTTTACGTCAGCAAAGCTTTTCCGGAAATGGAACGTGCGCAATGAATGCCGCTTGCAGCGACGCCGATTGTGCCGCCGCCCGGGAAGATATGGTCGCCTGTCAAGTACAGCTCCGGCAGCCCACTGTGATGCGAGATCGATTTGAACAATGCCGCATCCAAAGTTTGCGCGAAGCCGCCCACATAGCCGTTCGGCCGTCCCGTATAATGCTGCCAGGCAAGTGGTGCGCCGCTTTCGACATGGACGATCGCCGAGCGAAAGCCCGGGATATGCTGTTCAATCAAATCCAGCATACGCTCCGAAAGTTCAGTGCGCATCGCTTCGTAATCCTCCTGCGACTGCCAATAGGCCGGCTTCGAATGCGTCGAAATGGTTACGGTCTGGAAGCCTTCGGGTGCGCGCAGCCGGTCATCCATGCGCGATGCCGACATGAAGAAATGATGCCCTTCGTCCATGGCCGCACCGCTTGAGAGCTGGCGGAATTCAGGGAGAGGTTCCATGAGTTTCTCCGTGTCGAGTGCCAAGTACAAAGTCAAAGTCGTCCACGTTTCGGTATCGATGACTTCTTGCAGCGGGCGTTTTAATCGGTGGTGATGATCAACCGGCAACAGCTCGGTCAATAACTGGATCGGCGCATTGAAGACGACGGCATCCGCTTCGTATACATTGCCGCGCTGGTCGCTCGCGTGCCAGATGCCGTCTTTGTGTTCGAGTGTCTGCACGGTGCGCGGCTTTTTCACTTTGCCGCCATTTTCTTTGATGCTGTCCGCCATCACTTCGGCGAAACGATACAAGCCACCCGGGACGTAATAAGCGCCTTCGTGGTAAATATCGAGCGCCACCGCCGCGAGCAAGTACGAAACATCTTCCGTCGTCGTCTGCATGCTGTCGATCAGCAGCCCATCCAGCACATGGCGAAACGCATCGAGTTCGTCGAGGCCGTGCTTTTTCAACACTTGCCCGAGTGTCAGCTGGAATTTTGGCAGCAGGCGCAAATGAACCGGGCGCAAGGCTTTCGTGAGCGCCGCCCATTCCCGTACATTGTCAGGCGGCAGCGCCGGAAGCGGCCCCATCAAGGTGCGGGTGATGCGTGCCGTGCGGTACAGTTCCGCATAGAACGACAGGATGGCGGTTCGGTGCTCTGGAAAATGATCAGCGAGTTCCCGCACATGCCTCCTGCGGTCTTTATGGAAAACGAAGGTGCCTTTCGGATGGATCATTTCCATCACCCGCTCGAGCGGTTCGAGTTCCATTTGCTTTCCGAGACGGCGGAATACGCGTTCATGAATACCGCCAGGCTCGAGTCCCATGCCGAGCGTGGCACCAACCGGAAATAAATACGGGTGGCGCTTGTATTTTCCAGCGCAGCCGCCGAGTTCTGCTGCAGCTTCGAGCACGGTCACTTCATAGCCTTCTTTTGCCAGCAAGGATCCGGCCGTCAATCCGCCGATGCCAGCACCAACGACCAATATGCGTTTTGTCATCATGTCCCCTCATTTCTCCCATGAAAAAACGCCCGGCAGTTCAGCCGGACGCGTGTCTCTTATGCCACTTGTCTGCAAGCTTCTACGCATTTCAAGCAAGCTTCCGCACATTTTTGGCAATGCTCATGGTCATGTTTTTTGCATTCATTTCCGCATGCTTCACAAATCTCCGCGCATACTTTCGCGAGCTGTGAGACGAACGGCGAGTTGCGTTCAATGGCTTGGGCCAAATAGGCGCACATGTCGGCGCATTCGCGGTCGAGCCGGATGCACTCGGCCATCATTTTCACATCGTCTTCTTTCAGGCAAGCATCGAAACAATGATTGCACGCCACCATGCAGTCATGGAGCGTCTTGGACAGTTCTGCGTGTTTTGCATGTTCTACCATTCTGAAAAACCTCCTATAAGAATTATGATCATTCACTTATTCTTTGGATTTCCCGACTGGCAGAAAAATAAACAACTAGCAGTGCAAGCTGCCAAGAAACTCTTGATAACCGTATTTTCCGAAGCTTATTGCTCGCTTTCCGTGGGCTCGCGCCCAAGCCTCCTCAGTCGCCTTGCGCCTTGCGGGGTCTTGGTCGTCTCGCTATTCCACAGGAGTCGAGCCACACGCTTCTCCAAATACTCAGATAGGTCATTGGTTATTAAATGTCGAAAAGCTAAGGTTTTTTTGACTTACAGTGGATTGCGAACTTATTTAACACTCTGTAGCTGATGGGATTCTATCCATTTTTGCGCAGTCCGGGCTTTTGTTCAAGTTCTTTCATGCGTTTGCGAAACTCGTCTTCCGACAGCTCGCCGCGTGAAAAGCGTTCTTTCAATAACCGGGCTTCGTGATGGGGGGCGGGCAGTTTATGCGGTTTATGGCGAATGAAAAACAATACGAGGCACAGGACGATAAGCACGACCATCAAAGCGACGAGCACAGTAAAGAGCCAGAACATAAGCGTTCACTCCGTTTGCTTTCTTTTCTTTTAGTTTACGCTATTAAATTGAAAATTGCGTCTTTTTAATACAGAGAAAATAAATCCATGTAAGATACTGGATATGCTAAGCTTATGGATAATTCAAAAAGGGGGAAGCGGCATGTTTATACATAAGATTGATGAAGAGGTAGCGTTGAAATTGGTCGAGATGCAAGACGCGGAACGGGTTTTTCAATTGACGGACCGTTCGCGTGCTGTACTGAAGGAATGGCTGCCATGGCTCGATCACACGAAAACCGTCGAGGATACGAAAAATTTCATCCAGTCCGGCGCCGAAAGTTTCGCACTCGGCAAAAGCTTGAATTGCGCAATCGTCTACCGCGGCGAACTGGCCGGAATCGCTGGTTTCAACGAAATCAATGAAGCGAAACAGACGGCCTATATTGGCTATTGGCTCGATACCGAATACCAGGGAAAAGGCATCATGACAAGGGTAGCCGGAGCGCTGACGGATTATGCGTTAACAGAGCGCGGGCTCAATAAAGTCGAGATCCGCGCAGCGGTCGACAACGAGAAAAGCCGCAACATTCCAATCCGCCTCGGCTTTACGCAAGAAGGCATAATCCGCCAAGGAGAATGGCTATACGATCATTTTGTCGACAGTGTCGTCTACGGCATGCTGAAATCGGAATGGCCATCTGAAAAAGGCGAATGAAGTTCCCACATCTTTTTTTGCGCAATGTTTCCCACAGCCTTCCTCATTTAGTAAAATAAGAAGGAAACTAGAAATACAGGAGGAATACTATTATGAAGCACTTTCTACTCGGCCTTCTCGTATCAGGCCTGATCGCACTCATCGCTTTCCTGGCGGATGACTGGGCGCTGTTGTTCCCGATCGCTGGCGCAGTCGCCGTCATCGCACTCGTCTGGGCGGTCATTTCGTCCATCACGGCAGGCAAGCAAGTGAAATCTTCATTCAACACGAGTTCTGAACGCCGCCGGGCACAGCAGGCGCGCAACGCCAAAGTGAAAAACCTCGTGTTGTTCGCGTTGCCGAATTTGGTCTTGGCGCTCGTCGGATTGTTCATACTTTCCTAAACGAAAGAGGGGGATGTCATGCTCAGCTATTATAGTTCCTTGTCCGCGGAAGTGTACGACCTCGATAAGCCGATCGGCAAATCGTTCGGCGATGTCGAGTTCTACAGGGAGCGGCTTGCTGGAAATGAAGGGCGCATTTTAGAACCGGCCACCGGGACCGGCCGCTTGCTCGTGCCGCTGCTGGAAGACGGCCTTCACATCGACGGCTTTGACAGTTCGCCTGAAATGCTCGATATTTGCCGCGTCCATTGCAAAGAACGCGGCTTGCATCCGAAATTATTCGAAGCGGATATGGAAACTTTCCGCATCGACGTCGAATACGACGCCATCATTTTGCCTGCAGGAACGTTCCAGCTGCTTGCGGGGCGCGAACAGGCGATCAAAGCCTTGAAGAATTTCCGCAAACACTTGGCACCGGGCGGACGGTTGCTCGTCGATTTGTACGTCCCGCAAGGCTTCGAAGTCGACCGGCCGAGAACACGGACTTGGCAGACGAAAGCCGGCGAAGTCATCACGCTTGAGAGCAAGACCGTCGAAGTCGATTGGATCAAGCAGTATTCCGTCTCCCATAACCGCTACGAGAAGTGGCAAGGCGGCAAGCTAATTCAAACCGAACTCGAACGCTTCCCGATGCGCTGGTACGGCGTCGAGGAATTCAAGCTTCTGCTTGGCAGCCAAGGGTTTGAAGACATCATCGTCTCGTCCAATTACGAATACGGGCAATACCCGAAAAACGCTCAGCATGCCGTCACTTTTGAAGCAATCGCACATATTTGAAGACCAAAAGCTGTTTGGAAAAATTCCAAACAGCTTTTTATTTGCCTGAAATTGTATGTATGGCTGGCTAATGGTGTTTCATTCCACTCATGAGAATCTAAAATGAAATTGCAGCTTTTCGAAAAAGTTAGATTTGCAGCTAATTCGGGTAAACTCGTAAAGGTCTGGAAGTAAAATCGCTGTAGCCACAATCATAGGAAGTTTCTAGATAAGCGAGGCTTTCAGACAGAAAGAAAAGGGGGATCGAGCATGATTACAATACATAAAACCTCTGCTGGCGGAGATTTACAAACAATTGATACCTTCGAGAAGAATAGTTGGATCAATATGGTGGCGCCTTCACAAGAGGAGATCAGGGGAATAGTAGAACGCTTCAATATCCCTATCGAATTTTTAGAAGACCCATTGGATTTAGAAGAAAGCGCACGGATTGAATATGACGAAGAGACAAATTGCACATTGATCATTAACGACCTTCCAATTGTCGATGACAACAGCCCGCAGCTCGACTCTTATATTACAATCCCCATCGGCATCATTTTAGGGGGAGATTTTATCGTCACCATTTGCAGTCAAGCGACGAACTCCGTGGAAAACGTCATCAAGAAAAACGTGAATACGTCGATGAAAAATCGCTTTGCGCTCGAAGTGTTATTGTCGATTTCTACCCAGTACATAGTGAAGTTGAAGAAATTGAACAAACAGCGCCTCAAAATCGAAAGCAATTTGAAGGATTCCTTAACGAACAAGCAACTCTATAAGATCATGGAGATCGAAAAAAGCTTGGTGTACTTCCTGACCTCATT
Coding sequences:
- a CDS encoding class I SAM-dependent methyltransferase; translation: MLSYYSSLSAEVYDLDKPIGKSFGDVEFYRERLAGNEGRILEPATGTGRLLVPLLEDGLHIDGFDSSPEMLDICRVHCKERGLHPKLFEADMETFRIDVEYDAIILPAGTFQLLAGREQAIKALKNFRKHLAPGGRLLVDLYVPQGFEVDRPRTRTWQTKAGEVITLESKTVEVDWIKQYSVSHNRYEKWQGGKLIQTELERFPMRWYGVEEFKLLLGSQGFEDIIVSSNYEYGQYPKNAQHAVTFEAIAHI
- a CDS encoding DUF5316 family protein, translating into MKHFLLGLLVSGLIALIAFLADDWALLFPIAGAVAVIALVWAVISSITAGKQVKSSFNTSSERRRAQQARNAKVKNLVLFALPNLVLALVGLFILS
- a CDS encoding four-helix bundle copper-binding protein, with the protein product MVEHAKHAELSKTLHDCMVACNHCFDACLKEDDVKMMAECIRLDRECADMCAYLAQAIERNSPFVSQLAKVCAEICEACGNECKKHDHEHCQKCAEACLKCVEACRQVA
- a CDS encoding magnesium transporter CorA family protein is translated as MITIHKTSAGGDLQTIDTFEKNSWINMVAPSQEEIRGIVERFNIPIEFLEDPLDLEESARIEYDEETNCTLIINDLPIVDDNSPQLDSYITIPIGIILGGDFIVTICSQATNSVENVIKKNVNTSMKNRFALEVLLSISTQYIVKLKKLNKQRLKIESNLKDSLTNKQLYKIMEIEKSLVYFLTSLKANGDVITKLFRTHSIKLYEDDEDLLEDVKIENNQGIETTELYTRILDSITGSYSSLISNELNNTMKTLTLFTVFLTLPTLIFSFFGMNVALPISGQEPGSWITTLALSAILMLVIAISLWKRRIF
- a CDS encoding F510_1955 family glycosylhydrolase is translated as MKNNWLWSVMAAGLFISACSAETAQQETENPTDTASESTEETETASAVDSAAKELEVPFDGVMDHVHGMGYIEENGGLYFASHHGLKVYRDGKWTEIEDQYHDFMGFNATATGFVSSGHPDMQSGMQNPLGIKRSDDGGETFDDLGFEGETDFHEMAAGYNTNNLFVFNPQPNSEMDAGFHRSDDAGETWQQTAAEGLEGKVTYLAMHPDDSMVIAAVSNQGIFLSEDGGESFTRITEGELGTAAFFSEDALYYGTYSEEAKLVKRDLSGGEREISLPDMTEDGVVYLAQHPENAEQLAIYTAKGHAWLTQDAGENWAQILNAGQVQ
- a CDS encoding LLM class flavin-dependent oxidoreductase, which translates into the protein MTVLNILDYSPIDEGETAASALRSTAELAKLADRLGYKRYWVAEHHQVFSVAGSSPEMLMMHLATLTERLRIGSGGVMLPHYSAYKVAENFRLLEALHPDRIDLGVGRSPSFRLVNQALNESKGKRVPYAQQLIDLEKYFTDDVDTEHRFQKLKATPVTETAPELWLLGTGEGSAKLAAERGMAYAYAHFARPEQAGIDAIKRYRETFVPSGLRQQPHVAIAVFAIVGDTEQQAEQLAKAFDLWLLFVESDFQPPYYPSVETAEKRRLSATEQERVERNRSRMLVGTAEQVKQQIEAVAEQFEADEITIIPNIAGHQARMDTVRLLAEAFNMK
- the metH gene encoding methionine synthase, with the translated sequence MPKHLIEQQLEKRILIIDGAMGTMIQNADLSAEDFGGEEYDGCNEYLNIVRPDVLEGVHDAYLEAGADIICTNTFGGTPVVLDEYGLGHRAAEINKKAVEIAKISQAKYSTPDWPRFVAGALGPTTKTLSVTGGITFDELKADFQVQAKALIEGGADLLLLETSQDMLNVKAATIAIRDAFEETGVELPVMISGTIEPMGTTLAGQTIEAFYVSIEHIKPLSVGLNCATGPEFMTDHLRSLSELSTGYVSCYPNAGLPDEEGHYHETPESLSKKLRGFAEKGWLNVVGGCCGTTPAHIAAVREAVDGLAPRERNETSHGHAVSGIEVLEYDESMRPLFVGERTNVIGSRKFKRLIIEGKFEEAAEIARAQVKNGAHVIDICLANPDRDELEDMAAFMQEVVKKVKVPLVIDSTDEDVIEASLKFSQGKAIINSINLEDGEERFDAVMPLVKKYGASVVVGTIDEIGMAVTRERKLEIAERSYELLTEKWGLAPEDIIFDPLVFPVGTGDEQYIGSAVETVEGIRLIKEKLPRALTILGVSNVSFGLPPVGREVLNAVYLYHCTQAGLDYAIVNTEKLERFASIPKEEVKMAEELLFETTDKNLADFTDFYRDKKKEKTEDDIPDTVPERLAYYILEGTKEGLIPDLEKARELYEDPLEIINGPLMEGMAEVGRLFNDNQLIVAEVLQSAGVMKAAVSYLEGFMEKKADDSGKGKVILATVKGDVHDIGKNLVDIILSNNGFKVIDIGIKVTPAALIEVIRKEQPDIVGLSGLLVKSAKQMVLTAQDFREADIDVPILVGGAALSRRFTETKIAAEYNGPVIYAKDAMQGLDLANRLQSGAGKAVLLEELGVQKEKRQAQDAARAEKGAVAILEKPVKTVREDAPVYVPNDLRRHVSKEYSVAHLYPYVNMRTLIGHHLGLRGYSDKLLQQGDARAVELHELATKFLQSGLLKPAGMYQFFPAQSDGDDVIIYDPKDAKTEIERFTFPRQAKAPFLCLADYLKSTASGEMDYVAFMQVTAGHGVRAEATRLKEAGRFLESHTLQATALELAEGFAERIHQEIRDQWGFPDATDFSMRDRFAAKYQGQRFSFGYPACPNLEDQAKLFGLIKPEDIGVHLTEEFMMDPEASVSAIVFAHPDARYFNVE
- a CDS encoding cation diffusion facilitator family transporter — protein: MKEFIGLLKFGTKSALWAAIVNTIVAIIKTAAYLITGNVAMFAEMMHSYGDAANQFFVFIGSALSKKEPTERFPGGFGRLVNLVLLGAVLVVGVLAYETIVEGIHHISDATHSEEWFWLNIGVLGTAAMLEAAVLYKAMKEITEHLPKDQVSGFKIIPASYKHAKEAKPATKLVFLEDNVAVGGALLALLAIVVSTYTPFHSATGYASIIIGISLIIVVGRIFLDNAAGVLGVADLGLQARIGSKIMEHPQIRDIQDLYAIKEGDSLHIEIKVEVDPSMTIEEADDIRDYIEQQLKEKIKNVTDVIIEFDEDDGKVTWTKPQE
- a CDS encoding GNAT family N-acetyltransferase, whose product is MFIHKIDEEVALKLVEMQDAERVFQLTDRSRAVLKEWLPWLDHTKTVEDTKNFIQSGAESFALGKSLNCAIVYRGELAGIAGFNEINEAKQTAYIGYWLDTEYQGKGIMTRVAGALTDYALTERGLNKVEIRAAVDNEKSRNIPIRLGFTQEGIIRQGEWLYDHFVDSVVYGMLKSEWPSEKGE
- a CDS encoding phytoene desaturase family protein, encoding MTKRILVVGAGIGGLTAGSLLAKEGYEVTVLEAAAELGGCAGKYKRHPYLFPVGATLGMGLEPGGIHERVFRRLGKQMELEPLERVMEMIHPKGTFVFHKDRRRHVRELADHFPEHRTAILSFYAELYRTARITRTLMGPLPALPPDNVREWAALTKALRPVHLRLLPKFQLTLGQVLKKHGLDELDAFRHVLDGLLIDSMQTTTEDVSYLLAAVALDIYHEGAYYVPGGLYRFAEVMADSIKENGGKVKKPRTVQTLEHKDGIWHASDQRGNVYEADAVVFNAPIQLLTELLPVDHHHRLKRPLQEVIDTETWTTLTLYLALDTEKLMEPLPEFRQLSSGAAMDEGHHFFMSASRMDDRLRAPEGFQTVTISTHSKPAYWQSQEDYEAMRTELSERMLDLIEQHIPGFRSAIVHVESGAPLAWQHYTGRPNGYVGGFAQTLDAALFKSISHHSGLPELYLTGDHIFPGGGTIGVAASGIHCARSISGKALLT